The genomic segment ATGGTTCTGCAGCCGCGCCGCCTCCCTGCCCGGATGCTCGCCCGGTGGGTGGCGGAGGCTCGTGGAGTGCAGCTCGGCGCGGAGGTGGGCTACCAGATGCGCTTCGAAAGCGCGGCGTCCGCCGCCACCCGCATCTGCTACGTCACCGAAGGGGTGCTGCTGCGCCGGATGATCGCCGATCCCGATCTCCGCGGAATCCGCGCGCTGGTATTCGACGAGTTTCACGAGCGGCATCTCTACGGCGACATCACCCTGGCGCGCGCTCTCGAGCTCCAGGAATCGACGCGCCCCGACCTGATTCTTCTCGTGATGTCCGCCACGCTCGACGCGGCGCCGCTCGAAAGCTATCTGCGGCCGTGCGAGCGCATCTCCTCGCAGGGCAGGACGTATCCCGTCGACATCGAATACCTGCCGCGTGCGGTCGAAAAGACCCCGGTCTGGGAGCTCGCCGCTCGCGAGCTTCGGCGGCTCCTCCGCGAGCATCCCGCCGGCGACGCCCTGGTTTTCATGCCCGGAACGTACGAGATCGCGCGCACGGTCGATGCCGCGCGCGCGGCGCTCGGTCCCGAGTTCGTCGTTCTCCCGCTCCACGGAGAGCTGCCGCGCGCGGAGCAAGATGCCGCCGTGGCCCGGTACGAAAGGCGCAAGGTCGTTGTCGCCACCAACGTCGCGGAAACCTCGCTCACCATCGACGGCGTCCGGCTGGTGATCGACACCGGACTGGCGCGGATCCCGCGTTACGACCCCTATCGCGGTATCAACACCCTGCTCGTGGAAAAAATCAGCCGGGCGGCCGCCGACCAGCGGGCGGGGCGCGCCGGCCGCACCGCCCCCGGCCGCTGCCTGCGCCTGTGGACGGTACACGAGCACGCCGGCCGGCCCGCCCAAGAGCTTCCCGAGATCAAGAGGTTGGACCTGTCGGAAGCGATCCTTACCCTGAAGGCGACCGGGGTGCGCGATATCCGCGCGTTTCGCTGGCTCGAGCCGCCGGAGCCGCGTGCGCTCGAACGCGCCGAAACGCTCCTCGCCGACCTGGGCGCAATCGACGGAAAGACCGGAGCGGTCACCGAGCTGGGGCGGCGCATGCTGGCGTTCCCCGCCCATCCCCGTTACGCGCGCATGCTGCTCGCCGCCCGGGACCACGGCTGCGTGCGGCCGGTCGCGCTGATTGCCGCCATTACGCAGGGACGCGATCTGCTGGCGCGCCGGAAGGCCGGAAGCGACTCCGCGCCCGCCGTCGAGCGCTTCGGCGTGAACGCGGAATCCGATTTCTTCGTGCTGGCGCGCGCGTGGCAGTACGCCGAGCGCTGCGGCTACGACCCCGAGCGCTGCCGCCGCTACGGCATCAACGTTCAGGCCGCGCGCCGGGTGCGGGCGCTCTTCGATCAGTTCCTCGAGATCGCCGCCGCGGAAGGGCTCGACGTGAGCGAGCGGCCGATCGACGACGCGGCCGTGCGCCGTTGCGTGCTCGTCGGCTTTTCCGACCATCTCGCCAGGCGCCTCGACGCCGCCTCGGCGCGCTGCGAGCTGGTCCACGGCCGAAAGGGCGTCCTGGCGCGCGAGAGCGCGGTCAAGGCGCCCCTGCTGGTCGCCTGCGAGGTGCGGGAGGTCGAAAGCGGCGGGGGCCGCGAGCGCGCGCTCAGCGTCGTCCTGAGCCTCGCCACCGCCGTCGAAGAGTCGTGGCTGCGGGAGCTTTTCCCCGACGAGCTCAACCGGGCGCGCGCGGTCGTCTTCGATCCGGCGTTGCGCCGGGTCGTCGTGCGGGACCAGCGACGCTTCCGCGACCTCGTCCTGGAAGAAAGCATCGCGGGCGATCCGCCGCTCGACGAGGCGGCCGAGGTCCTGGCGCGCGAGATCGCCGCGGGACGCTGCGCCCTGGAGAACTGGAACGACGCGGTGGAGCAATGGATCCTGCGCGTGAACCGCCTGCGCGAGTGGATGCCGGAGCTGTCGTTGCCGCCGATCGGAGAGGACGACCGCGCGGCGATGCTCCAGCTCGTCTGTCACGGCGCCGTGAGCGAGAAGGAGGTCCGCGAGCGGCCGGTGCTGCCGGTGGTGAAGTCGTGGCTCTCGGCCGAGCAGCAGGCGTGGGTCGAGGAGCACGCGCCCGAGCGGATCCGGCTGCCCCGCGGCCGCGCCGTCAAGGTCTCCTACTCGGAGGGCGGCCCGCCGACCATCGCGGCCCGGATCCAGGATCTCTATGGAGTGGACGGGACTCTGCGGATCGCCGCCCGCCGCGTCCCCGTCCGCGTCGAGGTGCTCGCGCCCAGCAACCGCCCGGTCCAGGTCACCGAAAATCTCTCCGCCTTCTGGCGCGACACCTACCCGAAGCTCAAGCAGCAGCTCCGGCGCAGGTACCCCAGGCACGAGTGGCGTTGAGCGGCGTGCGCTGTTTGATTTCCCGCGCGGTTTCACACACAATCCGGGTATTTACCGCCAGCGGTTTCCGGTTTCCGGCTTCAACGTTGAAGCGGCCTTCGGGCGGCACGGCTTGACCGGAGCGAAGCGATTGAACCGGTTTGAACGACCGTCGAGGTGAAATTCCATGACGCAAAAGATCGTGTCGATGCACGCGGCATACGCCAGCCGGGGCGAGGTGGTCGATGGCTTCCTGGCACGGCCCCTGACCCGCAAGCCGACGCCGGCTCTGGTGCTGCTGCACGGCTATCGAGGCGTGGACGAGGCGCAGCGTGCGGTGACGCGGAAATTCGCGGCTGCGGGCTTCGTCTGCCTTTCGCCCGATCTGTTTCACGGCAGGGTATCGCGCGATCCGGTGACCTCGGCTTATCTCAAGACCTCGCTCGATATCGAGCGGGCGGTGGAAAAGGCCGTCGACGCCGCCGCCTATCTTCGCAGCCTTCCGTTCGTGGGCGAGCGCAAGATCGCGCTTTCGGGCTTCTGCATGGGCGGAGGGCTCGCGCTCTTCGGGCTGGCTCGCTCCGACCGGTTCGCCGCCGGGGTGATCTACTACCAGAGCCTCTTTCCCGATCCCACCGAGCTGAAAACGATCCGGGCTCCGCTGCAGTGCCACTACGGCACCAACGACGCCAACACCACTCAGGCCGAGATCGACATGTTCTGCGCCGCGCTCAAGCAATACGGCAAGAAGTACGAGATCCACATGTACGAGGGGGCGAGCCACGGCTTTCTCAACAGCACCGGGAAGAAATCGGAGGTCGACCGGACCGCGTCCGAGGCGGCCTTCGCGAAGACATGCCGCTGGCTGAAGCGGGTCCTGGCGTGAGCGCGGCGACCCGCCCCGCGGTTGCCGCACCGCCTGCGTGGTGAGGCGGGCGCCGAAGATGTTCCCCATCGCTCTGGCGCTCTCGGGCTCCTTCTGGTTCGCCGCTTCGATGATCCTCATCAACCGCGGCCTGCTGACCCTCGACTACTTCAGGGGCCTGCTCGCCAACCTCGCCGTCAACGCTGCCTTTCTCTGGATCTACATCCTGATCTTCGGGGCCAGCGTCCAGCTGTGGCTGCCGGTCAACGGCGTCTTCGTCGCGGTCGGGGTTTTCGTTCCCGGGGTCGCACGGTTCGTGATCTTCAAGGGCGTGGAGCGCCTCGGCGCTGCGATCTCCTCCTGCCTGACCAACAGCGGACCGCTCTTCGCCCTCGCCCTCGCCGTAGCGTTCCTCGGTGAGCGGCCGACGACGACCAACGTTCTCGGCGCCGTCTCGATCGTGGGCGGCATCGTCGCCCTTTCCTGGAAAGGGGTGAGCAAAACCTGGCGCACGCTCGATCTCGCCTTTCCGCTGACCGCCGCTCTGCTGTTCGCCGCGCGGGACAACCTCGTGCGCTTCGCCGTGGTCAGGATCCCGGATCCGGTCGTCGGCGCGGCGATCTCGGCGACCACCTCGCTGGGAACGATGGCCGCCGCGTACGCGATCTTCGGCGAGAAGAAGCCCCTGCCGCGATCCGCCGCCGCGGGCGTCGCGTGCTTCGCCCTTTCCGGTTTCATGAACTTTCTCTCCTACGTCCTGACCTACACCGCGCTCAGCCTCGAGCGGGTCTCGATCATCTCGCCTCTGGTCAACGCCTCGTCGCTCTTCATCCTTCCGCTTTCCGCTCTCTTCCTGCGGGACGTCGAAACGCTCACCGCGCGCAAGATCGGCGCGATCGGCTTGGTGATCCTCGGAGTGTTCCTGATCTCATGGGAGAAGCTCTGACGGCGCGGCGCCTCGAGGCAGGACGCGGACCGACCCGGGCATCCACGCGGGCACCGGCCTGCGGCAAAACGAAACCATGAAGCTCCCCTTCTTTTACGGCTGGGTCATCGTCGCGATCGCGATGATCGCCGGCTTTTTCTCGGCCGGCGTGAGCAACATCACCATGGCCGTGGTGCTCAAGCCGATCAGCGAGGACCTCGGCTGGAGCCGCTCGCTCACGGCCGCTGCGGTGACCTTGGGCGCGCTCCTCGGCGGCGGGCTTTCGCCGTTCTTCGGACCGGTGGCCGATCGACTCGGCCCGCGCCTGCTCCTTCCCGCGGGCGGCCTGGTCGTCGGGCTCCTCGCCTTCGGCGTAAGCCTGAGCACGGAGCCCTGGCAGTTCTACGCGGCCTTCATCCCCGCCCGGGCGCTCACCGAGTTCTTGCTGTGCGGGATCGTTCCTTACACGGCCGTCGCCAACTGGTTTTATCGCAGGCGCCCGCGCGCGATGGGTCTGGTGGCGATGTCGGTCCCCCTGGGCTCTTCGGTGCTGTCGCTCGTCTATCAGTTCTTCGTCGCCCATTACGGCTGGCGCGGCGCTTTCGCCGCTCTCGGCTTTTCGCTGTGGTTTCTGGTCGCCCTCCCGGGGGCCATCCTCCTGCGCCGCCAGCCGGAAGACCTCGGCCTGGGCCCAGACGGAGCTCCGCCGGGAGCGACGGAAGACGCAGCGCCGCGAGGCAGCGGACAGCCCGCGGCCGCGGCGGAGCACAGCTGGAGCCGCGCCGAGGCGATGCGGACCGCCGCCCTGTGGCTGGTGGTGGCCGGCACCTTTCTCGCCTCGCTCGCCACCGGCGGCATTGCCTTCCACGCCGTCGCCTATTTCACGGACGCCGGCGTCGCTCCCGCCACGGCCGCCGGCGCGCTCAGCGTCATGGCTCTTTCCGGCGCCTTCGGCAACGCCGTCTGGGGCGTCGTTGCGGAAAAGTTCGAGCCGCCGCGGCTGAACGTCGCAACGATGCTCCTGTCGGCCGGCACCGTGGCTCTGCTGGCGCAGGTGAAAGGCGGCGCGGCCGCCTACCTTTTCGGGGTCTCCTTCGGGCTGGCGGCTCGGGGCGCCGCGGTGCTGACTCCGATTCTGCTCGCGCGCTACTTCGGCCGGCGCTCCTACGGCGCGATCAGCAGCGTGCTCGAGCCGTTTCACAAGGGAGGTCTCGGCCTCGGCGCCCTCTTTGCCGGGATGGCGTTCGATCTTACGGGCGATTACCGGCTGATCATCTGGATTTTCCTCGCAAGCTACCTCCTCTCCGCGCTGCTGATCTCCCTGGCCCGCCGGCCGGTGCCCCGCGCACACCGCGCGTGACGGAATGCGCCCGGGGGCGCGGCAGCCCCGCGAGAATCGGCTTGACGGCGCCGGGGAGTTTCGACTAACGTCGGGCCGTTTGCGCCCATCGAGCCGTCCGAGGAGGATCGGAATGCAACGACGTCTGGCGTTCCTTTGGGCCCTCTGCTTCCTGGCAACCGCTGCGGCACCCGCGCCCGCCGCCCAATCCCCGACCAAGGTCATGGTGACGACCGGCTCCTTCAGCGAGCGCGAGGCGGCCATGTTCGTCGCTCAGGACCAGGGGTTTTTCCGCCGCTACGGCCTCGATCTGACCTTCGTGCACGTCCGCAGCGGCCCCGTCGGCATGGCCGCGCTGGCGGCGGGAGAGTCGCAGCTCCACGAAGGCTCGGTCACAGGAGCCGTGCTCGGCTCGGCCGCCGAGGGAACCGATCTCGTTTTCGTCGCCGGCCTGATCAACAAGCTGATCGGCAACATCATGGCGTCGCCGAAGATCAAGAGCCCGGCGGACCTCCGGGGCAAGGTCATCGGGGTGACCAGCACCAGCGGCGGGAGCTGGATCTTCACCACGCTGGCGCTGGAGTACTGGGGGCTCGAGGCCAAGCGCGACGATATCAGCTTCCGGGTCCTCGGCGACGAGTCGGTGCGCAGCCAGGCGCTGCTCAACGGCGCGATCGCGGCGACGCATCTGGGCTACACCTTCGCGGCGCCTCTGAAGAACCGCGGCTTTACCACGCTCGCAGACCTCGCCCGGTTGCCGATTCCGTTTCAGAGCACCGGCATCATGACCCGCAAGAGCTTCATCCAGTCCTCGCCGGAGGTCGTGGAGGGCGTCCTGCGGGGGGTCGTCGACGCGATGGCGTTCATCGCCCAGCCCGAGAACCGGCCGGCGGTGCTCAAGAGCATCGCGAAAGGGCTCCGGCTGGCAAGGCCCGAGCAGGCGATCGAGGGCTACGAAAGCCTGCCGCTGCTCTACGAGCGGCGCATCTACCCCCGCGTCGACGGCATCCGCAACGTGATCCGTCTGCTCGGCGCGAGCAACGAGAAGATCCGCCGGCTGAAAGCCGAGGATCTGGTCGACGACCGCTTCGTGAGAAAACTCGAGAAGGAAGGACGCTTCTAGACGGCCGCGACGCGGCGTCGCGCATGAAGGGTCCGGCGTCTTACGCTTGCGCCGCGCTGCGCGCGGGCGGGCTTGAGCGGAGCGCAGCGGTTGAACGGCTTGAACGGCCGCCAACGACGGCCCTTCAGCTCATGATCCGCCCGCCCGAGACGTTGAGCGACTCGCCGGTGGTGTGAGAGGAGTCGCTCGATGCGAGAAACAAGGCCGCCTTCGCCACCTCGTCGTGCTTTGCGTACTTCCTCAGCGGCGTCTGCTCGAGCACGCTCTTTTCCAGCTCGGAAAACTGCATTCCCAGACCCCGCGCCCGCTCCGCGTACATCTCCCGAAGCTCGGGCTCGTCCATTCCGCCGGGGCAGATCACGTTCGCTCGCACCCCGTACGGCCCGGCTTCCTTGGCGATCGTCTGCGTGAGACCGAGAAGCCCCCACTTGGCCGCGCAGAGCGAGCCGCGAAGCGCCATCCCCTCTTTGCCGGCGGTTCCCGAGACGCTGACGATGCTGCCGCTCCGCT from the Candidatus Zixiibacteriota bacterium genome contains:
- a CDS encoding dienelactone hydrolase family protein gives rise to the protein MTQKIVSMHAAYASRGEVVDGFLARPLTRKPTPALVLLHGYRGVDEAQRAVTRKFAAAGFVCLSPDLFHGRVSRDPVTSAYLKTSLDIERAVEKAVDAAAYLRSLPFVGERKIALSGFCMGGGLALFGLARSDRFAAGVIYYQSLFPDPTELKTIRAPLQCHYGTNDANTTQAEIDMFCAALKQYGKKYEIHMYEGASHGFLNSTGKKSEVDRTASEAAFAKTCRWLKRVLA
- a CDS encoding MFS transporter is translated as MKLPFFYGWVIVAIAMIAGFFSAGVSNITMAVVLKPISEDLGWSRSLTAAAVTLGALLGGGLSPFFGPVADRLGPRLLLPAGGLVVGLLAFGVSLSTEPWQFYAAFIPARALTEFLLCGIVPYTAVANWFYRRRPRAMGLVAMSVPLGSSVLSLVYQFFVAHYGWRGAFAALGFSLWFLVALPGAILLRRQPEDLGLGPDGAPPGATEDAAPRGSGQPAAAAEHSWSRAEAMRTAALWLVVAGTFLASLATGGIAFHAVAYFTDAGVAPATAAGALSVMALSGAFGNAVWGVVAEKFEPPRLNVATMLLSAGTVALLAQVKGGAAAYLFGVSFGLAARGAAVLTPILLARYFGRRSYGAISSVLEPFHKGGLGLGALFAGMAFDLTGDYRLIIWIFLASYLLSALLISLARRPVPRAHRA
- the hrpB gene encoding ATP-dependent helicase HrpB is translated as MNRTTYPIHEIEEPLLQAARRFKRVVLTAPTGSGKSTQVPQMLLDGGLLGDGQVMVLQPRRLPARMLARWVAEARGVQLGAEVGYQMRFESAASAATRICYVTEGVLLRRMIADPDLRGIRALVFDEFHERHLYGDITLARALELQESTRPDLILLVMSATLDAAPLESYLRPCERISSQGRTYPVDIEYLPRAVEKTPVWELAARELRRLLREHPAGDALVFMPGTYEIARTVDAARAALGPEFVVLPLHGELPRAEQDAAVARYERRKVVVATNVAETSLTIDGVRLVIDTGLARIPRYDPYRGINTLLVEKISRAAADQRAGRAGRTAPGRCLRLWTVHEHAGRPAQELPEIKRLDLSEAILTLKATGVRDIRAFRWLEPPEPRALERAETLLADLGAIDGKTGAVTELGRRMLAFPAHPRYARMLLAARDHGCVRPVALIAAITQGRDLLARRKAGSDSAPAVERFGVNAESDFFVLARAWQYAERCGYDPERCRRYGINVQAARRVRALFDQFLEIAAAEGLDVSERPIDDAAVRRCVLVGFSDHLARRLDAASARCELVHGRKGVLARESAVKAPLLVACEVREVESGGGRERALSVVLSLATAVEESWLRELFPDELNRARAVVFDPALRRVVVRDQRRFRDLVLEESIAGDPPLDEAAEVLAREIAAGRCALENWNDAVEQWILRVNRLREWMPELSLPPIGEDDRAAMLQLVCHGAVSEKEVRERPVLPVVKSWLSAEQQAWVEEHAPERIRLPRGRAVKVSYSEGGPPTIAARIQDLYGVDGTLRIAARRVPVRVEVLAPSNRPVQVTENLSAFWRDTYPKLKQQLRRRYPRHEWR
- a CDS encoding ABC transporter substrate-binding protein, with the translated sequence MQRRLAFLWALCFLATAAAPAPAAQSPTKVMVTTGSFSEREAAMFVAQDQGFFRRYGLDLTFVHVRSGPVGMAALAAGESQLHEGSVTGAVLGSAAEGTDLVFVAGLINKLIGNIMASPKIKSPADLRGKVIGVTSTSGGSWIFTTLALEYWGLEAKRDDISFRVLGDESVRSQALLNGAIAATHLGYTFAAPLKNRGFTTLADLARLPIPFQSTGIMTRKSFIQSSPEVVEGVLRGVVDAMAFIAQPENRPAVLKSIAKGLRLARPEQAIEGYESLPLLYERRIYPRVDGIRNVIRLLGASNEKIRRLKAEDLVDDRFVRKLEKEGRF
- a CDS encoding DMT family transporter, which gives rise to MFPIALALSGSFWFAASMILINRGLLTLDYFRGLLANLAVNAAFLWIYILIFGASVQLWLPVNGVFVAVGVFVPGVARFVIFKGVERLGAAISSCLTNSGPLFALALAVAFLGERPTTTNVLGAVSIVGGIVALSWKGVSKTWRTLDLAFPLTAALLFAARDNLVRFAVVRIPDPVVGAAISATTSLGTMAAAYAIFGEKKPLPRSAAAGVACFALSGFMNFLSYVLTYTALSLERVSIISPLVNASSLFILPLSALFLRDVETLTARKIGAIGLVILGVFLISWEKL